From a single Pyxidicoccus xibeiensis genomic region:
- a CDS encoding serine/threonine-protein kinase: MAGRDDTAPGAEVALYGDELERGALVGPWVVEARVHPGVTAWLYRASHASTHLPAAVKVLREQYNHTPEVLRRFKQEADTLQALRHPHIVEVLEYGELRDGRPWLAMEWLPGESVDRWLAQRGPFSTEEALTVMEELGAALHHAHVRGVLHRDLKAQNVMVIPRAEGFTVKLVDFGIARVQVPEGLSGLTSAGAVLGTPVAMAPEQIRGQAVDARTDLYALGVLLYQLLTGRLPFEGASAVEVEEQHLHAPPPRLGERVQAPPALEAAVRRCLAKRPEERWPDVPSFLAALRAVLAPATAWPWAAGIHVDVRFSDAHEEPSDEDLDARDAALDAARAALESSGWVFALEGGNALLAWRALPEDAAARVPSMQEARALAEEVLTRAQAASGRVTEVRVYLHAAPSELAPDAQGRPKLAGGELLRLERWATGGRAGTVT; the protein is encoded by the coding sequence ATGGCCGGACGCGACGACACTGCTCCCGGGGCGGAGGTGGCCCTGTACGGTGACGAGCTGGAGCGCGGAGCCCTCGTGGGCCCGTGGGTGGTGGAGGCACGCGTCCACCCGGGGGTCACCGCGTGGCTCTACCGCGCCAGCCATGCCTCCACGCACCTGCCCGCCGCCGTGAAGGTGCTGCGCGAGCAGTACAACCACACACCCGAGGTGCTGCGCCGCTTCAAGCAGGAAGCGGACACGCTCCAGGCCCTGCGCCATCCGCACATCGTGGAGGTCCTGGAGTACGGCGAGCTGCGGGACGGCCGCCCGTGGCTGGCCATGGAGTGGCTGCCCGGAGAGAGCGTGGACCGGTGGCTCGCGCAGCGGGGGCCCTTCTCCACCGAGGAGGCGCTCACGGTGATGGAGGAGCTGGGCGCGGCGCTGCACCACGCCCATGTCCGGGGCGTCCTGCACCGCGACCTCAAGGCGCAGAACGTGATGGTCATCCCGCGCGCGGAGGGCTTCACGGTGAAGCTGGTGGACTTCGGCATCGCCCGCGTCCAGGTGCCGGAGGGGCTGTCCGGCCTGACGAGCGCGGGCGCGGTCCTGGGCACGCCGGTGGCGATGGCCCCAGAGCAGATTCGCGGACAGGCCGTGGATGCGCGCACGGACCTGTACGCGCTGGGCGTGCTCCTCTATCAGCTCCTCACGGGGAGGCTCCCGTTCGAGGGAGCGAGCGCGGTGGAGGTCGAGGAACAGCACCTGCACGCCCCACCACCGCGACTGGGAGAGCGCGTCCAGGCACCGCCCGCGCTGGAGGCCGCGGTGCGGCGCTGCCTCGCGAAGCGCCCCGAGGAGCGCTGGCCGGACGTGCCCTCCTTCCTCGCGGCCCTGAGAGCGGTGCTCGCGCCAGCCACGGCCTGGCCCTGGGCCGCGGGTATCCATGTGGACGTGCGGTTCTCCGACGCTCATGAAGAACCCTCGGACGAGGACCTGGACGCGAGAGACGCCGCGCTGGACGCGGCCCGCGCTGCGCTGGAGTCCTCGGGCTGGGTGTTCGCGCTGGAGGGCGGCAACGCCTTGCTGGCCTGGCGCGCGCTGCCCGAAGACGCAGCGGCACGTGTCCCGTCGATGCAGGAGGCCCGAGCCCTCGCGGAGGAAGTCCTCACCCGGGCCCAGGCGGCTTCCGGCAGGGTGACCGAGGTGCGGGTCTACCTGCACGCGGCGCCGAGCGAGCTCGCCCCCGATGCGCAGGGGCGTCCGAAGCTGGCGGGCGGAGAGCTGCTGCGGCTGGAGCGCTGGGCCACGGGCGGCAGGGCCGGCACCGTGACCTGA
- a CDS encoding serine/threonine-protein kinase → MRCPTCHRRVAERCPLHPPAEPRPPEPPARPPDVYGFAVGAALGRGGFGRVFAARREEDGREVALKVLEPLASERLEREVEALRRLGPPTAPELLGEVTTTTGEPVVVMERIEGVTLARAMAERPGTGAWPWHEAGPVMLALAEAVARMHASAVVHRDLKPENVMLAGARLVLLDFGLARLGAGDDATAPPTTLTRTGQRLGTHEYMAPEQCRDARDIDARADLYSLGIMAFELVCGRPPFVGDTAAVLQAHVSRRPPALAGLAPGPVPAEVEALVQRLLAKNPEERFESAQALAKALRGVLDDTARAMELPAPSPTEAPSPLHATSTDGRQDAPMAPPGDEEAPVSLPPQGGRSPREVALLGVRTSLDVPALLVHLAGSGAELARVEAGLALFAFPHATTIEAGLRTALKAADALGPSLPSGSVRVLHRAPLRLRERTGRVTVGGAAVEHPERWWPSPAAASETPPSPIGHLLFTPEAQASLGNAPPGRTPVPEVVLLPVAVTLGRDAELAWLRDGLARVRDSGAPALRTLLGEEGQGKTRLLTTWHRELRSTPGVSALFVEAVPDEGSASDSGLRNLITTVLGLPPSTPPDETVGHLLADAGPSVETATAHPAARRQLIARALASRLWRLASERPLVLLVDDAHTLDPTALDALELATLAGVRAPLCIVLAGRHRLLGLRPYLGERARDAAQWDLPPLSEGAARELLRELLRPVDLLAEGVVRELVDRCGGSPLRMMETVRALRAAGAIRAPAGGGAYLAADALHGLATDSTRPDERLAERSLASLPSGLRSLLQVGALLGDEVRLEELSATLAHLDAGAELDLSLDPGVALERLARAGMLEPRGPRRWRFEHPSLREAFGALLPTAVRRRICAAALRALPDAAPIRKARLAEAAGDVALAFELHRTLAEAHRRAHRLLEAERHSSAALDLLPHGDDVLRLELLSGRGRVRYRLQRIDDALEDLRAARALAEARGDTVREADLLLEEATALDWRDDAEGSTALLAQALRRLGDTVPPELAARHALAQARVVVRSEDITGAVPPLERAVQMARATGDAETEAIALAMLGAMLAWTGQLEDAARRFDEAIALCEATGDTLHLGVTLNNRMVLHVQRRDVEGARTDLERAVSLGRELGNVQIERTSAFNLALLLLYQGRAAEALGLARRAGVLSQRFFQASMTQDALLVARLCCELGDMAEAARQLAWLEELAPTARMPPADRLMLSVVHRVVGEARGALAYGADEWARLVEEARQQATPDERLEVLVWAARAARAAGDEATLRARVEEVDATVSEAPLWTERVRMLVREPRGNT, encoded by the coding sequence ATGCGTTGTCCCACCTGTCACCGCCGCGTGGCGGAGCGCTGTCCCCTCCATCCCCCGGCCGAGCCACGCCCACCGGAGCCCCCGGCCCGGCCTCCGGACGTGTACGGCTTCGCGGTGGGAGCCGCCCTGGGACGCGGCGGTTTCGGGCGGGTGTTCGCCGCCCGGCGGGAGGAGGACGGGCGCGAGGTGGCCCTCAAGGTGCTGGAGCCGCTGGCCAGCGAGCGCCTGGAGCGGGAGGTCGAGGCGCTGCGGCGGCTGGGCCCTCCCACCGCGCCGGAGCTGCTGGGGGAGGTCACCACGACGACGGGCGAGCCCGTGGTGGTGATGGAGCGGATTGAGGGCGTCACCCTGGCGCGAGCCATGGCGGAGCGGCCCGGCACGGGGGCGTGGCCATGGCACGAGGCGGGGCCCGTCATGCTGGCGCTGGCGGAGGCGGTGGCGCGGATGCATGCGTCGGCCGTCGTGCACCGGGACCTCAAGCCGGAGAACGTGATGCTCGCCGGGGCGCGGCTCGTGCTGCTGGACTTCGGGCTGGCGCGGCTGGGGGCGGGGGACGACGCGACGGCGCCGCCGACGACGCTCACCCGGACCGGGCAGCGGCTGGGCACCCACGAGTACATGGCGCCCGAGCAGTGCCGGGACGCGCGGGACATCGACGCGCGGGCGGACCTGTACAGCCTGGGCATCATGGCCTTCGAGCTGGTTTGCGGACGGCCGCCCTTCGTGGGGGACACGGCCGCGGTGCTCCAGGCGCATGTCTCACGGCGGCCTCCCGCGCTGGCGGGGCTCGCGCCCGGGCCTGTGCCCGCCGAGGTCGAGGCGCTGGTGCAGCGGCTGCTCGCCAAGAATCCGGAGGAACGGTTCGAAAGCGCGCAAGCGCTGGCGAAAGCGCTGCGCGGGGTGCTCGACGATACAGCGCGCGCGATGGAGCTTCCGGCCCCGTCCCCTACCGAGGCCCCGAGTCCTCTTCATGCAACGTCAACCGATGGGCGCCAGGACGCGCCCATGGCCCCGCCCGGAGATGAAGAGGCCCCGGTATCCCTCCCTCCACAGGGCGGAAGGAGCCCGCGCGAAGTCGCCCTGCTGGGCGTGAGGACGTCGCTGGACGTGCCCGCGCTGCTCGTACACCTCGCCGGCTCCGGCGCGGAGCTGGCGCGAGTAGAGGCCGGGCTCGCCCTCTTCGCCTTCCCCCATGCGACCACCATAGAGGCCGGGCTGCGCACGGCGCTCAAGGCAGCAGACGCGCTCGGACCGAGCCTGCCCTCCGGCTCGGTGCGCGTCCTCCACCGCGCCCCCTTGCGCCTGCGCGAGCGGACCGGACGGGTGACGGTGGGCGGCGCCGCCGTGGAGCACCCCGAGCGGTGGTGGCCCTCCCCCGCCGCTGCTTCCGAGACACCGCCCTCCCCCATCGGGCACCTCCTCTTCACCCCCGAGGCCCAGGCCTCCCTTGGCAACGCTCCGCCGGGCCGCACGCCGGTACCGGAGGTCGTGCTCCTGCCCGTCGCCGTCACGCTGGGCCGGGACGCGGAGCTGGCCTGGCTGAGGGACGGGCTCGCACGTGTCCGCGACAGTGGAGCCCCCGCCCTGCGGACCCTGCTGGGCGAGGAAGGTCAGGGCAAGACGCGGCTGCTGACCACGTGGCACCGCGAGCTGCGAAGCACCCCCGGCGTGTCGGCCCTCTTCGTGGAAGCCGTCCCCGACGAGGGCAGCGCCAGTGACAGTGGCCTGCGCAACCTCATCACCACCGTCCTCGGCCTGCCTCCCTCCACGCCTCCCGACGAGACGGTGGGCCACCTCCTCGCCGATGCCGGGCCCTCGGTGGAGACCGCCACGGCCCATCCGGCCGCGCGCCGCCAGCTCATCGCCCGGGCCCTGGCTTCACGGCTGTGGCGGCTCGCGTCCGAGCGCCCTCTCGTGCTGCTCGTGGACGATGCGCACACGCTGGACCCCACCGCGCTGGATGCGTTGGAGCTGGCCACCCTGGCCGGCGTCCGGGCCCCGCTGTGCATCGTCCTCGCCGGGCGGCACCGGCTGCTGGGACTCCGGCCGTACCTGGGAGAGCGCGCCAGGGACGCGGCGCAGTGGGACCTGCCTCCACTTTCCGAGGGCGCCGCGCGCGAGCTGCTGCGCGAGCTCTTGCGTCCCGTGGACCTGCTCGCCGAGGGCGTGGTGCGCGAGCTGGTGGACCGGTGCGGAGGCTCGCCGCTGCGCATGATGGAGACGGTGCGCGCGCTCCGTGCGGCGGGCGCCATCCGCGCACCGGCCGGTGGAGGCGCCTACCTGGCGGCGGACGCGCTGCACGGCCTGGCGACGGACAGCACGCGGCCGGATGAAAGGCTCGCGGAGCGGAGCCTCGCGTCGCTGCCCTCGGGCCTGCGCTCGCTGCTCCAGGTCGGCGCGCTGCTGGGGGACGAGGTCCGGTTGGAGGAGCTGTCCGCCACGCTCGCCCACCTGGACGCGGGCGCGGAGCTGGACCTCTCCCTGGACCCGGGCGTCGCCCTGGAGCGGCTGGCGAGAGCGGGCATGCTGGAGCCTCGCGGTCCCCGGCGCTGGCGCTTCGAGCACCCGTCCCTGCGCGAGGCCTTCGGAGCGCTGCTCCCCACAGCGGTGCGACGGCGCATCTGCGCCGCGGCGCTGCGAGCCCTGCCGGACGCCGCGCCCATCCGAAAGGCCCGGCTGGCGGAGGCCGCGGGGGACGTGGCCCTGGCCTTCGAGCTCCACCGCACCCTGGCCGAGGCCCACCGCCGCGCGCACCGGCTGCTGGAAGCGGAGCGACACTCCTCCGCCGCCCTGGACCTGCTGCCGCACGGAGACGACGTCCTCCGGCTAGAGCTGCTGTCCGGACGGGGCCGCGTGCGCTACCGGCTGCAGCGCATCGACGACGCACTGGAGGACCTGCGCGCCGCGAGGGCGCTGGCCGAGGCACGCGGCGACACCGTGCGCGAGGCCGACCTGCTGCTGGAGGAGGCTACCGCGCTGGACTGGCGGGACGACGCGGAGGGCTCCACTGCCCTGCTGGCCCAGGCCCTGCGCCGCCTCGGTGACACGGTGCCGCCGGAGCTGGCCGCGAGACATGCCCTGGCCCAGGCCCGCGTGGTCGTGAGGAGCGAGGACATCACCGGCGCGGTGCCCCCGCTGGAGCGGGCCGTGCAGATGGCACGGGCCACGGGTGACGCGGAGACGGAGGCCATCGCCCTGGCCATGCTCGGCGCGATGCTGGCCTGGACGGGCCAGCTCGAGGACGCGGCCCGGCGCTTCGACGAGGCCATCGCGCTCTGCGAGGCCACGGGAGACACGCTGCACCTGGGCGTGACGCTCAACAACCGGATGGTGCTGCACGTGCAGCGCCGGGACGTGGAGGGCGCGCGGACGGACCTGGAGCGCGCCGTGTCCCTGGGGCGCGAGCTGGGCAACGTGCAGATAGAGCGGACCTCGGCCTTCAACCTGGCCCTGCTGCTGCTCTACCAGGGCCGGGCCGCCGAGGCGCTCGGCCTGGCTCGGCGGGCAGGCGTGCTCAGCCAGCGCTTCTTCCAGGCCTCGATGACGCAGGACGCGCTGCTGGTGGCGCGCCTGTGCTGCGAGCTGGGTGACATGGCGGAAGCGGCGCGCCAGCTCGCATGGCTGGAGGAGCTGGCCCCCACCGCGCGCATGCCACCCGCGGACCGGCTGATGCTGTCGGTGGTGCACCGCGTGGTGGGAGAGGCGCGCGGGGCGCTGGCCTATGGGGCGGACGAGTGGGCGCGGCTGGTGGAGGAGGCACGCCAGCAGGCCACCCCGGACGAGCGGCTGGAAGTCCTCGTCTGGGCGGCGCGAGCGGCCCGCGCCGCGGGAGACGAGGCCACCCTGCGAGCCCGCGTGGAGGAAGTGGACGCCACGGTGAGCGAGGCGCCCCTCTGGACGGAGCGCGTGCGGATGCTGGTGCGGGAGCCGCGCGGGAACACGTAG
- a CDS encoding helix-turn-helix domain-containing protein: MTERPDGVMLGGMTTSRREKAEVLGAALKAARQQAGLGMEEVAERLEIPVEVLARVERGVMVPTISTLTRLCVILKLDPDTLPELPEMSD; this comes from the coding sequence ATGACGGAACGGCCGGATGGCGTCATGCTCGGGGGTATGACGACGAGTCGGAGGGAAAAGGCCGAGGTGCTCGGCGCGGCACTCAAGGCCGCCCGCCAGCAGGCGGGGCTCGGCATGGAGGAGGTCGCCGAGCGGCTGGAGATTCCCGTGGAGGTCCTTGCCCGGGTGGAGCGAGGGGTCATGGTGCCCACCATCTCCACGCTGACGCGGCTGTGTGTGATTCTGAAGCTGGACCCGGACACGCTGCCCGAGCTGCCGGAGATGTCTGATTGA
- a CDS encoding (deoxy)nucleoside triphosphate pyrophosphohydrolase: MARRHVRVVGAMLQNEQGCYLITQRPPKASLPLLWEFPGGRVEEGEEDAAALAREIREEMGVAVTVLEEAMHTRHEYPTYDIDFRVFHCRLAEPEDHIRHLRVHDHRWVKLEEMSKYRFPDADAKTLAKLLGLDA; encoded by the coding sequence ATGGCCCGCCGCCACGTCCGCGTCGTCGGTGCAATGCTCCAGAACGAGCAGGGGTGCTACCTCATCACCCAGCGCCCCCCCAAAGCATCCCTGCCCCTGCTCTGGGAGTTTCCCGGTGGCCGGGTGGAGGAGGGCGAGGAAGATGCCGCCGCGCTCGCCCGCGAGATTCGCGAGGAGATGGGCGTGGCCGTCACGGTGCTCGAGGAGGCCATGCACACCCGCCACGAGTACCCGACCTACGACATCGACTTCCGGGTGTTCCACTGCCGGCTGGCGGAGCCCGAGGACCACATCCGCCACCTGCGCGTGCATGACCACCGCTGGGTCAAGCTGGAGGAGATGTCGAAGTACCGCTTCCCGGACGCGGACGCCAAGACGCTCGCGAAGCTGCTGGGCCTGGACGCCTGA